The following are from one region of the Streptomyces rubrogriseus genome:
- a CDS encoding VOC family protein has protein sequence MDISLSQCFIAVDDHDRALAFYRDVLGLEVRNDVGYEGMRWVTLGSPAQPDVDIVLEPPLADPNASAADKQAMADLLAKGHLRGVILATDDVDAAFEHVRAAGAEVLQEPVDQPYGVRDCAFRDPAGNMVRLHRPRKG, from the coding sequence ATGGACATCAGCCTCTCGCAGTGCTTCATAGCCGTCGACGACCACGACAGGGCGCTCGCCTTCTACCGGGACGTGCTCGGCCTGGAGGTCCGCAACGACGTCGGGTACGAGGGAATGCGCTGGGTGACCCTCGGTTCCCCGGCGCAGCCCGACGTGGACATCGTTCTCGAACCCCCGCTGGCGGACCCCAACGCCTCGGCCGCCGACAAGCAGGCGATGGCCGACCTGCTGGCCAAGGGCCACCTGCGCGGCGTCATCCTCGCCACCGACGACGTCGACGCCGCCTTCGAACACGTCCGCGCCGCGGGCGCCGAGGTCCTCCAGGAACCGGTCGACCAGCCCTACGGCGTCCGCGACTGCGCCTTCCGCGACCCGGCCGGCAACATGGTGCGCCTGCACCGTCCGCGCAAGGGCTGA
- a CDS encoding ATP-binding cassette domain-containing protein codes for MSSAKRPGPQGPESHVADSHDLIRVHGARENNLKDVSIDIPKRRLTVFTGVSGSGKSSLVFNTIAAESQRLINETYSAFVQGFMPTLARPEVDVLDGLTTAIIVDQQRMGADPRSTVGTATDVNAMLRILFSRLGEPRIGPPSAYSFNTASVRASGAITVERGNKKAVRATFERTGGMCTHCEGRGTVSDIDLTQLYDDSKSLAEGAFTIPGWKSDSQWTVQVYAQSGFVDPDRPIREYTDKELRDFLYGEPVKVKVNGVNLTYEGLIPKIQKSFLSKDKEAMQPHIRAFVERAVTFTTCPECEGTRLSEGARSSKIKKISIADACAMEIRDLAEWVRDLDEPSVAPLLTALRDTLDSFVEIGLGYLSLDRPAGTLSGGEAQRVKMIRHLGSSLTDTTYVFDEPTVGLHPHDIQRMNDLLLRLRDKGNTVLVVEHKPEAIAIADHVVDLGPGAGTAGGTVCFEGTVEELRAADTVTGRHLDDRAVLKESVRKPTGALEIRDARTHNLQGVDVDVPLGVLCVVTGVAGSGKSSLIHGSVPAGADVVSVDQSPIKGSRRSNPATYTGLLDPIRKAFAKANGVKPALFSANSEGACPTCNGAGVIYTDLAMMAGVAAPCEDCEGKRFQPAVLEYRFGGRDISEVLAMSVDRAEEFFGAGEARTPAAHKILQRLSDVGLGYLTLGQPLTTLSGGERQRLKLATHMGEKGGVYVLDEPTTGLHLADVEQLLGLLDRLVDAGKSVIVIEHHQAVMAHADWIIDLGPGAGHDGGRIVFEGTPADLVADRSTLTGEHLAAYVGA; via the coding sequence ATGAGCAGCGCCAAGAGGCCGGGCCCGCAGGGACCCGAGTCGCACGTCGCCGACAGCCACGACCTGATCCGTGTGCACGGCGCCCGCGAGAACAACCTCAAGGACGTCAGCATCGACATTCCCAAGCGCCGGCTGACCGTGTTCACCGGCGTCTCCGGCTCGGGCAAGAGCTCGCTGGTGTTCAACACGATCGCCGCCGAGTCGCAGCGGCTGATCAACGAGACCTACAGCGCGTTCGTCCAGGGCTTCATGCCCACGCTCGCCCGCCCCGAGGTGGACGTCCTGGACGGCCTCACCACCGCCATCATCGTGGACCAGCAGCGGATGGGCGCCGACCCCCGCTCCACCGTCGGCACCGCCACCGACGTCAACGCGATGCTGCGCATCCTCTTCAGCCGCCTCGGCGAGCCCCGCATCGGCCCGCCCAGCGCGTACTCCTTCAACACCGCCTCGGTCCGGGCCAGCGGCGCGATCACCGTCGAGCGGGGCAACAAGAAGGCGGTCAGGGCGACCTTCGAGCGCACCGGCGGCATGTGCACCCACTGCGAGGGCCGCGGCACCGTCTCCGACATCGACCTCACCCAGCTCTACGACGACTCCAAGTCGCTCGCCGAGGGCGCCTTCACCATCCCCGGCTGGAAGTCGGACAGCCAGTGGACCGTGCAGGTGTACGCCCAGTCCGGCTTCGTCGACCCGGACAGGCCGATCCGCGAGTACACCGACAAGGAGCTGCGGGACTTCCTGTACGGCGAGCCGGTCAAGGTGAAGGTCAACGGCGTCAACCTCACCTACGAAGGCCTGATCCCCAAGATCCAGAAGTCCTTCCTGTCCAAGGACAAGGAGGCCATGCAGCCGCACATCAGGGCCTTCGTGGAACGGGCCGTCACCTTCACCACCTGTCCCGAGTGCGAGGGCACCCGGCTCAGCGAGGGCGCCCGCTCGTCGAAGATCAAGAAGATCAGCATCGCGGACGCCTGCGCGATGGAGATCCGGGACCTCGCCGAGTGGGTCCGCGACCTCGACGAACCCTCGGTGGCGCCGCTGCTCACCGCGCTGCGCGACACCCTCGACTCCTTCGTGGAGATCGGCCTCGGCTACCTCTCCCTCGACCGGCCCGCGGGCACCCTGTCCGGCGGCGAGGCGCAGCGCGTCAAGATGATCCGCCACCTCGGCTCGTCGCTCACCGACACCACGTACGTCTTCGACGAGCCCACCGTCGGTCTGCACCCGCACGACATCCAGCGGATGAACGACCTGCTGCTGCGCCTGCGGGACAAGGGCAACACGGTCCTCGTCGTCGAGCACAAGCCGGAGGCGATCGCGATCGCCGACCACGTGGTCGACCTCGGCCCCGGCGCCGGCACCGCGGGCGGCACCGTCTGCTTCGAGGGCACCGTCGAGGAGCTGCGGGCCGCCGACACCGTCACCGGCCGCCACCTCGACGACCGGGCCGTCCTCAAGGAGTCGGTCCGCAAGCCCACCGGCGCCCTGGAGATCCGCGACGCGCGGACGCACAACCTCCAGGGCGTCGACGTCGACGTCCCGCTCGGCGTGCTCTGCGTGGTCACCGGCGTGGCGGGTTCCGGCAAGAGCTCCCTGATCCACGGCTCGGTCCCGGCCGGTGCCGACGTCGTGTCGGTCGACCAGAGCCCCATCAAGGGCTCGCGGCGCAGCAACCCGGCGACGTACACCGGACTGCTCGACCCGATCCGCAAGGCCTTCGCCAAGGCCAACGGCGTCAAGCCCGCCCTGTTCAGCGCCAACTCCGAGGGCGCCTGCCCCACCTGCAACGGCGCCGGGGTCATCTACACCGACCTGGCGATGATGGCCGGCGTCGCCGCGCCCTGCGAGGACTGCGAGGGCAAGCGGTTCCAGCCCGCCGTGCTGGAGTACCGTTTCGGCGGCCGGGACATCAGCGAGGTGCTCGCGATGTCGGTGGACCGGGCCGAGGAGTTCTTCGGCGCCGGTGAGGCGCGCACTCCGGCCGCGCACAAGATCCTCCAGCGGCTCTCCGACGTCGGGCTCGGCTACCTCACCCTCGGCCAGCCGCTGACCACCCTCTCCGGCGGCGAGCGGCAGCGCCTGAAGCTGGCCACCCACATGGGCGAGAAGGGCGGCGTGTACGTCCTCGACGAGCCCACCACGGGACTGCACCTCGCCGACGTCGAGCAGCTGCTCGGCCTGCTCGACCGCCTCGTCGACGCCGGGAAGTCGGTCATCGTCATCGAGCACCACCAGGCCGTCATGGCCCACGCCGACTGGATCATCGACCTCGGCCCCGGCGCCGGGCACGACGGCGGCCGGATCGTCTTCGAGGGCACCCCCGCCGACCTCGTCGCCGACCGCTCCACTCTCACCGGCGAGCACCTCGCCGCCTACGTCGGCGCCTGA
- a CDS encoding MBL fold metallo-hydrolase: MPVELTWWGHATCTVEDSGIRVLTDPLFVRRLAHLRRRRGAVPPPEAWRADVALVSHLHADHLHVPSLARLAPGTRLLVPRGARRAVPGLRRLGHLELTEVAPGDETTVGDLRIRAVPARHDGRRLPVGRHRAPALGYVVEGEARTYFAGDTGLFDGMEQEVGPVDAALLPVGGWGPYLGAEHLDAGRAAEALARLAPRTAVPVHYGTYWPIGMDAVRPHEFHTPGEEFVRLSALRAPGVAVHRLGHGESVRVEVAR; this comes from the coding sequence GTGCCGGTGGAGCTCACATGGTGGGGTCACGCCACCTGCACGGTCGAGGATTCGGGCATCCGCGTGCTCACCGATCCTCTGTTCGTCCGCCGGCTGGCCCACCTGCGTCGCAGGCGGGGCGCGGTGCCGCCGCCCGAGGCGTGGCGCGCGGACGTGGCGCTGGTCTCCCATCTGCACGCCGACCACCTGCATGTGCCGTCGCTCGCGCGGCTCGCGCCGGGCACGCGCCTGCTCGTGCCCCGGGGCGCACGCCGGGCGGTGCCGGGGCTGCGGCGGCTCGGTCACCTGGAGCTGACCGAGGTGGCGCCGGGTGACGAGACGACCGTCGGTGACCTGCGGATACGGGCGGTCCCCGCGCGGCACGACGGGCGACGGCTGCCGGTCGGACGGCACCGTGCCCCCGCGCTCGGCTACGTCGTCGAGGGCGAGGCGCGGACGTACTTCGCCGGGGACACCGGTCTGTTCGACGGCATGGAGCAGGAGGTCGGGCCGGTCGACGCGGCGCTGCTCCCGGTGGGCGGCTGGGGCCCCTACCTGGGTGCCGAGCACCTGGACGCGGGGCGGGCGGCCGAGGCGCTGGCCCGGCTGGCGCCGCGCACGGCGGTGCCGGTGCACTACGGCACGTACTGGCCGATCGGGATGGACGCCGTGCGCCCCCACGAGTTCCACACGCCGGGCGAGGAGTTCGTGCGCCTGTCGGCGCTGCGCGCGCCGGGCGTGGCGGTGCATCGGCTGGGGCACGGCGAGAGTGTGCGGGTGGAGGTCGCGCGGTGA
- a CDS encoding DUF6158 family protein yields MNEHDTRDDTMTGVDPGRLDDQQLMKELETIHRTRHDTLLYGSNDALRAHNDRMARLEGEWLRRNPRRPVAPGRTREGARERGCGQAAAPGG; encoded by the coding sequence ATGAACGAACACGACACGCGGGACGACACCATGACCGGAGTGGACCCGGGCCGCCTGGACGACCAGCAGCTGATGAAAGAGCTGGAGACCATCCACCGCACGCGCCACGACACCCTGCTGTACGGGTCGAACGACGCGCTGCGGGCCCACAACGACCGCATGGCCCGGCTGGAGGGCGAGTGGCTGCGCCGCAACCCCCGGCGCCCGGTGGCCCCCGGCCGCACCCGCGAGGGCGCCCGGGAACGCGGCTGCGGCCAGGCCGCCGCGCCCGGTGGCTGA
- a CDS encoding DUF2795 domain-containing protein yields MQRGSDRMSVHRDDEMKHELQGLLRSGHPTRSEEWNDPEPAAEDDPDVMYGPVTPGRGPTYLEALRLELARNLTRGSFPAGPRELTRTLRRGDAPDALVEELDRLPHKARYDNVQELAVALTESGRPGPQGA; encoded by the coding sequence ATGCAGCGAGGCAGCGACCGGATGAGCGTCCACCGCGACGACGAGATGAAGCATGAACTGCAGGGTCTGCTCAGGTCCGGGCACCCCACCCGCAGCGAGGAGTGGAACGACCCGGAACCGGCCGCCGAGGACGATCCGGACGTCATGTACGGACCGGTGACACCGGGCCGCGGACCGACGTACCTGGAGGCCCTGCGGCTCGAGCTGGCCCGGAACCTGACCCGGGGCAGCTTCCCCGCGGGACCGCGGGAACTGACCCGCACACTGCGCCGCGGCGACGCGCCGGACGCCCTCGTCGAGGAGCTGGACCGACTGCCGCACAAGGCGCGCTACGACAACGTCCAGGAGCTGGCGGTGGCCCTCACCGAGAGCGGCCGGCCCGGTCCGCAGGGCGCATAG
- a CDS encoding MBL fold metallo-hydrolase, with protein sequence MTQQPRSATSTPASAENTPASAEAAAHPPLAAPRPPAERRVWPRTFHDRLTAPLPGLKAFARFAREGAVRPGPAGLADVPRLPCAPGPLPRVDARTVAVTWAGHASWVVRIGGLTVLTDPVWSRRILGTPPRVTPVGVPWSALPRVDAVVISHNHYDHLDAPTLRRLPRDTPVLVPAGLGRWFHRRRFTHVTELDWWEATELNGVRFDFVPAHHWSKRSLTDTCRTLWGGWVLTDPDGRRVYFAGDTGYGHWFTRIGRRYPGIDLALLPIGAYDPRWWLSDVHCDPEEAVRAAQDVGARHMAPMHWGTFVLSAEPVLEPLNRVRAAWQQAGLPRERLWDLPIGASRVLE encoded by the coding sequence ATGACGCAGCAGCCCCGGTCGGCCACGAGCACCCCCGCCTCCGCCGAGAACACCCCCGCCTCCGCCGAGGCCGCCGCCCACCCGCCGCTCGCCGCCCCCCGGCCGCCGGCCGAGCGCCGGGTGTGGCCGCGGACCTTCCACGACCGGCTGACCGCACCGCTGCCCGGTCTGAAGGCCTTCGCCAGATTCGCCCGGGAGGGGGCGGTCAGACCCGGCCCGGCCGGACTCGCCGACGTCCCCCGGCTGCCGTGCGCCCCCGGCCCGCTGCCCCGGGTGGACGCGCGCACCGTCGCCGTCACCTGGGCCGGACACGCCAGCTGGGTGGTGCGGATCGGCGGCCTCACCGTGCTCACCGACCCGGTCTGGTCCCGACGGATCCTCGGCACCCCGCCCCGGGTCACGCCCGTCGGCGTCCCCTGGAGCGCCCTGCCCCGCGTCGACGCCGTCGTCATCAGCCACAACCACTACGACCACCTGGACGCCCCCACCCTGCGCCGGCTCCCGCGCGACACCCCCGTACTCGTCCCGGCCGGTCTCGGCCGCTGGTTCCACCGCCGCCGCTTCACCCACGTCACCGAGCTGGACTGGTGGGAGGCGACCGAGCTGAACGGCGTCCGGTTCGACTTCGTCCCGGCCCACCACTGGTCCAAGCGCTCCCTGACCGACACCTGCCGCACCCTGTGGGGCGGCTGGGTGCTCACCGACCCCGACGGCCGGCGCGTCTACTTCGCCGGTGACACCGGGTACGGCCACTGGTTCACCCGGATCGGCCGCCGCTACCCCGGCATCGACCTCGCCCTGCTCCCCATCGGCGCCTACGACCCGCGCTGGTGGCTGAGCGACGTGCACTGCGATCCGGAGGAGGCGGTGCGGGCCGCCCAGGACGTCGGCGCGCGCCACATGGCGCCGATGCACTGGGGCACGTTCGTGCTCTCCGCGGAGCCGGTACTGGAACCGCTCAACCGCGTACGCGCCGCCTGGCAGCAGGCCGGCCTGCCCCGCGAACGCCTGTGGGACCTGCCGATCGGCGCCTCCCGCGTGCTGGAGTGA
- a CDS encoding baeRF2 domain-containing protein, with product MDLAFLHPLYEHQGPWASVYVDLSRHTEDTPHERELTAAAVARELAEQGADDATCRAVREAVDELRHATDPHGRALFACAGQVVLDPALARPPYGGTTADWAPLPHVTPLLDLAGEDPVCVVAYVDRKGADFELRSALGSSDAGGVTGRQWPVHRTSSADWSERHFQLRVENTWEHNAAEIADALAVCQEETGADLLILVGDDRERRSVHERLPARLQDRVAEASRGAGSRLLDDEVEGLRDDHVRARAREDLDRFLAARSPDDEGRAGAAEGVPALVEAAREHRIDELLVIPDAPDTHREVWIGEDADQVAVRRTELKTLGEQNSWSARADDALLRSAVMTGAPAISVTPVLPPETSQKAPVGGLGALLRWK from the coding sequence ATGGATCTCGCGTTTCTGCACCCCCTCTACGAACACCAGGGCCCCTGGGCCTCCGTCTACGTCGACCTCTCCCGGCACACGGAGGACACCCCCCACGAGCGTGAGCTGACGGCCGCCGCGGTGGCCCGGGAGCTGGCGGAGCAGGGCGCGGACGACGCCACCTGCCGGGCGGTGCGGGAGGCGGTGGACGAGCTGCGGCACGCCACCGATCCGCACGGGCGGGCCCTGTTCGCGTGTGCGGGACAGGTGGTCCTCGATCCGGCGCTGGCCCGGCCCCCGTACGGCGGGACCACCGCCGACTGGGCCCCGCTGCCGCACGTCACGCCGCTGCTCGACCTGGCCGGCGAGGACCCGGTGTGCGTGGTGGCGTACGTCGACCGCAAGGGTGCCGACTTCGAGCTGCGCAGCGCGCTGGGCAGCTCCGACGCGGGCGGCGTGACCGGCAGGCAGTGGCCGGTGCACCGCACGAGCAGCGCGGACTGGTCGGAGCGCCACTTTCAGCTCCGGGTGGAGAACACCTGGGAGCACAACGCGGCGGAGATCGCGGACGCGCTCGCCGTGTGCCAGGAGGAGACCGGCGCCGACCTGCTGATCCTGGTCGGTGACGACCGGGAGCGGCGCTCGGTGCACGAGCGGCTGCCCGCGCGTCTTCAGGACCGCGTCGCCGAGGCCTCCCGGGGCGCCGGGAGCAGGCTGCTGGACGACGAGGTGGAGGGGCTGCGCGACGACCACGTCCGGGCCCGTGCCCGGGAGGACCTGGACCGGTTCCTGGCCGCCCGGTCGCCGGACGACGAGGGCCGGGCCGGCGCGGCGGAGGGCGTGCCCGCGCTGGTCGAGGCCGCCCGGGAGCACCGCATCGACGAGCTGCTGGTCATTCCGGACGCCCCCGACACGCACCGCGAGGTGTGGATCGGCGAGGACGCCGACCAGGTGGCGGTGCGCCGTACGGAGCTGAAGACGCTCGGTGAGCAGAACTCCTGGTCGGCGCGGGCGGACGACGCCCTGCTGCGGTCGGCGGTGATGACGGGCGCGCCCGCGATCTCGGTGACGCCGGTGCTGCCGCCGGAGACCTCCCAGAAGGCGCCGGTGGGCGGCCTGGGGGCGCTGCTGCGCTGGAAGTGA
- a CDS encoding RNA polymerase sigma factor SigF — MPIHASVKHPHDDAPDTADAFRRLATLPDGPEHDALRDRIVEAWLPMAERLAGRFRSRGESYEDLRQVAALGLVKAVDRYDPERGNAFESYAVPTITGEIKRHFRDHMWTLHVPRRVQELRNRVRFAGQDLSQTIPGRRPTVAEIAERAELSEEDVRVGLEALESFTALSLDAELPGSEDGYSLGDALGAPDPALDTVVDREAVKGRLAALPPRERAILYMRFFDDMTQSRIAEQLGISQMHVSRLITRCCDRVREQVLRDPGPEA, encoded by the coding sequence ATGCCGATCCACGCCAGCGTGAAGCACCCGCACGACGACGCCCCCGACACCGCCGACGCCTTCCGCCGGCTCGCCACCCTTCCCGACGGTCCCGAGCACGACGCGCTGCGCGACCGGATCGTCGAGGCCTGGCTGCCCATGGCCGAACGGCTGGCGGGACGATTCCGCAGCCGCGGCGAGAGCTACGAGGACCTGCGCCAGGTCGCGGCCCTCGGCCTGGTCAAGGCCGTCGACCGGTACGACCCCGAGCGCGGCAACGCCTTCGAGAGCTACGCCGTACCGACCATCACCGGGGAGATCAAGCGCCACTTCCGCGACCACATGTGGACCCTGCACGTGCCGCGCCGGGTCCAGGAACTGCGCAACCGCGTGCGCTTCGCCGGCCAGGACCTGTCCCAGACCATTCCGGGCCGCAGGCCCACCGTCGCCGAGATCGCCGAGCGCGCCGAACTGAGCGAGGAGGACGTCCGGGTCGGGCTCGAGGCGCTGGAGAGCTTCACCGCCCTGTCCCTGGACGCCGAACTCCCCGGCAGCGAGGACGGCTACTCGCTGGGCGACGCGCTCGGCGCCCCCGACCCGGCCCTCGACACGGTCGTCGACCGCGAGGCGGTCAAGGGCCGGCTGGCCGCCCTGCCCCCGCGCGAGCGCGCCATCCTGTACATGCGCTTCTTCGACGACATGACCCAGAGCCGTATCGCCGAACAGCTCGGCATCTCCCAGATGCACGTCTCCCGCCTGATCACCCGCTGCTGCGACCGGGTGCGGGAGCAGGTCCTGCGGGATCCGGGTCCGGAGGCGTGA
- a CDS encoding aminotransferase class I/II-fold pyridoxal phosphate-dependent enzyme, giving the protein MRRTDPEGLVTKPAGHDTAGHDPAGRHGAGPGAVGHGPVRYGPHFPDDGLPVLPELSAVLAAAAGRARGEPAGGAPALLDAASGYWDRRGLTTDPGHLAAAPGAGALLLALTAALGGDVLVPRPCAAWWAPYARLLGRPVFHVPTPAESGGVPDPYALLETVRRVRAEGGDPRLLVLSVADDPTGTVAPPELLHETVEAATGEGLHLVSDETWRDTLHDPHATVLLSPAEMLPERVTVVTDLAGALLPPAWPAAVARFPASAAGNGLHARVLDVLTALGARVAAPVAAAAGYALGEPEPVTARRAAAVRLHARVAAAAHAAVVASGATARPPQAGRHLYADLGPLRDALGAEGVGDAQELEDFLTARLGLPAPGGHRFGDDLPALRVRLATGPLLDAGTDERRAECLLSPDPLELPHVQRALTGLKSVFDGLRDAQRWEPPR; this is encoded by the coding sequence ATGCGGCGCACGGACCCCGAGGGCCTGGTCACGAAACCCGCAGGCCACGACACCGCGGGCCACGACCCCGCAGGCCGCCACGGCGCGGGACCCGGTGCCGTGGGACACGGTCCCGTGCGTTACGGCCCGCACTTCCCCGACGACGGCCTGCCGGTGCTGCCCGAACTGTCCGCCGTGCTCGCCGCCGCCGCGGGCCGCGCACGCGGTGAACCGGCGGGCGGCGCCCCCGCCCTCCTGGACGCGGCGAGCGGCTACTGGGACCGGCGCGGCCTGACCACCGACCCCGGTCACCTCGCCGCCGCCCCCGGCGCGGGCGCCCTGCTCCTGGCGCTGACCGCCGCGCTGGGCGGCGACGTCCTGGTGCCCCGCCCCTGCGCCGCCTGGTGGGCACCGTACGCACGACTGCTGGGCCGACCCGTCTTCCACGTACCGACGCCCGCCGAGTCCGGCGGCGTACCGGACCCGTACGCCCTCCTGGAGACCGTCCGCCGGGTCCGCGCGGAGGGCGGCGACCCCCGACTGCTGGTGCTGTCCGTCGCCGACGACCCCACCGGCACCGTCGCGCCGCCCGAGCTGCTGCACGAGACCGTCGAGGCCGCCACCGGCGAGGGACTGCACCTGGTCAGCGACGAGACCTGGCGCGACACCCTGCACGACCCGCACGCCACCGTGCTCCTCAGCCCCGCCGAGATGCTGCCCGAGCGGGTCACCGTCGTCACCGACCTGGCCGGCGCGCTGCTCCCGCCCGCCTGGCCGGCCGCCGTGGCCCGCTTCCCCGCCTCCGCCGCCGGGAACGGACTGCACGCGCGCGTGCTGGACGTACTCACCGCGCTGGGCGCCCGGGTCGCCGCGCCCGTCGCCGCCGCGGCCGGGTACGCGCTCGGCGAACCCGAGCCGGTCACCGCACGCCGGGCGGCCGCCGTACGCCTGCACGCGCGCGTGGCCGCCGCCGCGCACGCGGCCGTCGTCGCCTCGGGCGCCACCGCCCGGCCCCCGCAGGCAGGGCGCCACCTCTACGCCGACCTCGGCCCGCTGCGGGACGCGCTCGGTGCCGAGGGCGTCGGCGACGCGCAGGAGCTGGAGGACTTCCTCACCGCCCGGCTCGGCCTGCCCGCCCCCGGCGGACACCGCTTCGGCGACGACCTGCCCGCCCTGCGGGTCCGGCTCGCCACCGGCCCCCTGCTCGACGCGGGCACCGACGAGCGGCGGGCGGAATGCCTCCTGTCCCCGGACCCGTTGGAACTGCCACACGTGCAACGCGCGTTGACCGGTCTGAAGTCGGTCTTCGACGGTCTCCGCGACGCTCAGCGATGGGAGCCCCCTCGATGA
- a CDS encoding DedA family protein yields MSWLAAATLDIPTEPTQQALGYPSLFLLVLIGALVPVVPTGALVSSAAVVAMHQTLPFAMLMVFATASLAAFCGDMALYWLGRRGVGSKNGSRWLEAIRSRAPEDRLEQAQDKLAEHDVAVLVLSRLVPAGRIPVMLACLLAEWPLRRFARGNLPACLAWAVTYQLIGILSGALFSRPWEGVAAAIALTVLVSVAPGMWRRFRGPAKA; encoded by the coding sequence GTGAGCTGGCTGGCGGCCGCGACGCTGGACATACCGACGGAGCCGACGCAGCAGGCGCTCGGCTACCCGTCGCTGTTCCTGCTGGTCCTGATCGGGGCGCTGGTGCCGGTGGTGCCGACGGGGGCGCTGGTGAGTTCGGCGGCGGTGGTGGCGATGCACCAGACGCTGCCGTTCGCCATGCTGATGGTGTTCGCGACGGCGTCGCTGGCGGCGTTCTGCGGGGACATGGCGCTGTACTGGCTGGGCCGGCGCGGGGTGGGCTCGAAGAACGGCTCGCGCTGGCTGGAGGCGATCCGGTCCCGGGCGCCGGAGGACCGGCTGGAGCAGGCGCAGGACAAGCTCGCCGAGCACGACGTCGCGGTGCTGGTGCTCTCCCGGCTGGTGCCGGCCGGCCGGATACCGGTGATGCTGGCCTGTCTGCTGGCCGAGTGGCCGCTGCGCCGCTTCGCCCGGGGCAACCTGCCGGCCTGTCTGGCCTGGGCGGTGACGTACCAGCTGATCGGGATCCTCAGCGGCGCCCTGTTCAGCAGGCCGTGGGAGGGCGTGGCCGCGGCGATCGCACTGACCGTGCTGGTCAGCGTGGCGCCGGGGATGTGGCGTCGGTTCCGGGGCCCGGCGAAGGCGTAG
- a CDS encoding helix-turn-helix transcriptional regulator produces the protein MDREYAEPLDVPALARVALMSAGHFSRSFRAAYGETPYSYLMTRRIERAMALLRRGDMSVTEVCFAVGCTSLGSFSSRFTELVGESPSAYRERDHADGAALPACVAKVYTRPVRHGESARSGTPAGKSESAGSGTPAGRGESVRNGEAAPAPPPVA, from the coding sequence ATGGACCGCGAGTACGCCGAGCCGCTCGACGTGCCCGCGCTGGCCCGCGTCGCCCTCATGTCGGCGGGCCACTTCTCCCGCAGCTTCCGCGCCGCCTACGGGGAGACGCCGTACAGCTACCTGATGACGCGCCGCATCGAGCGGGCCATGGCGCTGCTGCGGCGCGGCGACATGAGCGTCACCGAGGTCTGCTTCGCGGTCGGCTGTACCTCGCTGGGGTCGTTCAGCTCGCGGTTCACCGAACTGGTCGGCGAGAGCCCGAGCGCCTACCGGGAGCGCGATCACGCCGACGGGGCCGCCCTCCCGGCCTGCGTCGCCAAGGTCTACACCCGGCCGGTCAGGCACGGCGAGTCGGCCAGGAGCGGGACGCCGGCCGGGAAGAGCGAGTCGGCCGGGAGCGGGACGCCGGCCGGCAGGGGCGAGTCGGTCAGGAACGGAGAAGCGGCGCCCGCGCCACCGCCCGTAGCGTGA
- a CDS encoding type 1 glutamine amidotransferase domain-containing protein — protein MRIAFLTAPEGVEQVELTEPWRAAKDAGHDPVLVSTQSGEIQGFDHLDKADTFPVDEVVGETSADTFGGLVLPGGVANPDFLRMDEKAVAFVKDFFTQGRPVAAICHAPWTLVEADVVRGRTMTSWPSLRTDLRNAGATWVDEQVKVCDAGDNVLITSRKPDDLEAFCETYLAEFAKAAD, from the coding sequence ATGCGCATCGCATTTCTGACCGCGCCCGAGGGCGTGGAGCAGGTGGAACTGACCGAGCCGTGGCGGGCGGCGAAGGACGCGGGGCACGACCCGGTGCTCGTCTCCACGCAGTCCGGCGAGATCCAAGGCTTCGACCACCTCGACAAGGCGGACACGTTCCCCGTCGACGAGGTGGTGGGCGAGACCTCCGCCGACACGTTCGGCGGTCTCGTCCTGCCCGGCGGGGTGGCCAATCCGGACTTCCTGCGAATGGACGAGAAGGCCGTGGCGTTCGTCAAGGACTTCTTCACGCAGGGCCGGCCGGTGGCCGCCATCTGTCACGCGCCGTGGACGCTCGTGGAGGCGGACGTGGTGCGCGGCCGCACCATGACCTCGTGGCCCAGTCTGCGAACGGACCTGCGCAACGCGGGCGCCACCTGGGTCGACGAACAGGTCAAGGTCTGCGACGCGGGCGACAACGTCCTGATCACCAGCCGCAAGCCGGACGACCTCGAGGCGTTCTGCGAGACCTACCTCGCGGAGTTCGCCAAGGCGGCCGACTGA